One region of Catenuloplanes indicus genomic DNA includes:
- a CDS encoding restriction endonuclease, with translation MYPADAELPPDPDEEPDSLRRLTLFDASISRLLGGFEPPVEVGYNRRVEGRLSRSLRRVDVLVRGPVLGVRVTAAIECVQRRRRPVDVGAVDRFVGKLLDIGADRGVIYSCTGFTDRARARAAHAQSPPVMAITLGDGRMVRDGLPPHDSADVDQADFALFLRLGGTADLWTP, from the coding sequence GTGTACCCAGCGGATGCGGAACTGCCGCCGGACCCCGACGAAGAGCCCGACTCGCTCCGTCGCCTGACGCTCTTCGACGCCTCGATCAGCCGGCTGCTCGGTGGCTTCGAGCCACCCGTCGAGGTCGGATACAACCGTCGCGTGGAGGGCCGGCTCAGCCGGTCGTTACGCCGCGTCGACGTCCTGGTGCGGGGCCCCGTGCTGGGTGTACGGGTGACCGCCGCGATCGAGTGCGTGCAGCGGCGGCGCCGGCCGGTGGACGTCGGCGCGGTCGACCGGTTCGTCGGCAAGCTGCTCGACATCGGCGCGGACCGTGGCGTGATCTACTCCTGCACCGGCTTCACCGACCGCGCCCGGGCCCGCGCCGCGCACGCGCAGAGCCCGCCGGTGATGGCGATCACGCTCGGCGACGGCCGGATGGTGCGCGACGGCCTGCCGCCGCACGACTCCGCCGACGTCGACCAGGCGGACTTCGCGCTCTTCCTGCGCCTGGGCGGCACCGCGGACCTGTGGACCCCCTGA
- a CDS encoding restriction endonuclease encodes MSPTDLQLKRYERSLTRLLAAFDHARVIYNRRHDGRLSGARRHVQVMIYGAVAGLPVTVAVECRQQHRPVGISCVDYFVAKLEDVGADRGVLYSCAGFTGPAASRAAHTHDPAVLAISIGEPAARPRIPRQRRGGTSADYAHFLRYPAAG; translated from the coding sequence ATGTCTCCCACCGACCTCCAGCTGAAGCGGTACGAGCGGTCGCTGACCCGGCTGCTGGCCGCGTTCGACCACGCCCGGGTGATCTACAACCGGCGGCACGACGGGCGGCTGAGCGGCGCGCGGCGGCACGTGCAGGTGATGATCTACGGCGCGGTGGCCGGCCTGCCGGTCACGGTCGCGGTCGAGTGTCGCCAGCAGCACCGGCCGGTCGGCATCTCCTGCGTGGACTACTTCGTGGCCAAGCTGGAGGACGTCGGCGCGGACCGCGGCGTCCTCTACTCCTGCGCCGGCTTCACCGGGCCGGCCGCCAGCCGGGCGGCACACACGCACGATCCCGCGGTCCTGGCGATCTCGATCGGCGAGCCGGCCGCGCGGCCCCGGATACCCCGGCAGCGGCGCGGCGGCACCAGCGCGGACTACGCCCACTTCCTCCGCTACCCGGCGGCCGGCTAG
- a CDS encoding restriction endonuclease, with protein sequence MTVFDLFSCVSPLQRYELSITRLLSSFDGHAEVAVNGRVPGVLSGSPRQVDLLVRGRVFGAGVTVAVECRQARRAADVGVVERFVGKLLDVDADRGVLYSRSGFTRCARARAAAARWPAVMAVSLGGGPRIPRPRREVDPLPPHGVDEITEADFALFLWRCAD encoded by the coding sequence GTGACCGTCTTCGACCTCTTTTCGTGCGTTTCACCGCTCCAGCGGTACGAATTGTCCATCACGCGGCTTCTCTCCAGCTTCGACGGCCACGCCGAGGTGGCGGTGAACGGACGGGTGCCGGGCGTGCTCAGCGGATCGCCGCGACAGGTCGATCTGCTGGTGCGTGGACGGGTGTTCGGCGCGGGCGTGACGGTGGCCGTGGAGTGCCGGCAGGCCCGTAGGGCTGCGGACGTGGGTGTGGTCGAGCGGTTCGTCGGCAAGCTGCTGGACGTGGACGCGGACCGGGGCGTGCTCTACTCGCGATCCGGCTTCACCCGGTGTGCCCGTGCGCGGGCCGCGGCGGCGCGCTGGCCCGCGGTGATGGCGGTGTCGCTGGGCGGCGGGCCGCGGATCCCGCGGCCACGGCGCGAGGTGGACCCGCTGCCGCCGCACGGCGTGGACGAGATCACCGAGGCGGACTTCGCGCTGTTCCTGTGGCGCTGCGCCGACTGA